A region from the Pseudomonas cucumis genome encodes:
- a CDS encoding XRE family transcriptional regulator, protein MNEIDGSNSCVYEALGYSEAGEMRAKAEHVMKIGLLLETGRLSKTEAAQRLGLSQEELDEILSGKFRDLTVAKISEYPNLPIG, encoded by the coding sequence ATGAATGAAATCGATGGAAGCAACAGCTGCGTTTATGAGGCGCTGGGCTATTCCGAGGCGGGTGAGATGCGGGCCAAAGCCGAACACGTCATGAAGATTGGCTTGCTCCTCGAAACCGGTCGGCTGAGTAAGACTGAGGCCGCGCAAAGGCTCGGACTGTCTCAGGAGGAGCTGGACGAAATACTGAGTGGAAAATTTCGCGATTTGACCGTGGCAAAGATCTCGGAATATCCAAACCTGCCTATTGGATGA
- a CDS encoding helix-turn-helix domain-containing protein yields MATLAMKITLERIALFQFTPAHCAQARAMLGWSVEELSEESGVSVDAIQRFEAERDVLDVTRLALAYRFESQGLVFFPGFAPGRGMNVRGSTPDPVGRADYAMVE; encoded by the coding sequence ATGGCCACTCTTGCGATGAAAATCACCCTGGAACGTATCGCCCTCTTCCAGTTCACCCCCGCCCACTGTGCCCAGGCCCGAGCGATGCTGGGCTGGAGTGTTGAAGAGTTATCCGAGGAATCCGGGGTTTCCGTTGATGCCATTCAGCGCTTCGAGGCGGAACGCGATGTGCTGGATGTCACCCGGCTGGCGTTGGCGTATCGGTTTGAATCGCAAGGTCTGGTGTTCTTCCCGGGGTTTGCACCGGGCAGAGGGATGAATGTGCGAGGGTCTACGCCGGATCCGGTGGGGCGGGCGGATTATGCGATGGTTGAGTGA
- the bglX gene encoding beta-glucosidase BglX, with protein MKRLRLLCALIGFTSLPVVADMASLSKEAFVSNLINQMTLEEKIGQLRLIAIDEKMTPEKIREEIAAGRIGGTYGSVSRYVNRPMQDAAQQSRLKIPMFFGWDVIHGHRTIFPIGLALASSWDIGAIELSGRIAAKEASADGIDMTFAPMIDIARDPRWGRTSEGFGEDTYLVSRIAKAMVQAYQGTSPNAPDSIMASAKHFALYGAVEGGRDYNSVDMGLARMYQDYLPPYRSAIEGGAGAMMVALNSINGVPAASNAWLMQDLLRKAWGFKGLVISDHNGINDLVQHGVAKNHREAARLAIRAGVAMSMNDFSYGPELKGLLESGAISQSNIDNAVREVLGAKYDMGLFEDPYRRIGVASEDPADNNAEYRLHRAQAREVARKTLVLLKNENGLLPLKKEGVIALIGPLAKSTVDIMGSWSASGVPAQSVTIYDGLKNAMNQGSLIYARGANLTEDLEVLKYLGESEIKNDPRPAAEMIDEAVKAAQQADVVIAVVGEPRSMSHEAASRTSLDLPGRQSELITALKATGKPLVLVLMNGRPLSIGKEQKLANAILETWYSGSEGGNAVADVLFGDYNPSGKLPITFPRSVGQIPNYYSHLNTGRPYIAGALRNYTSQYFDQSHGPLYPFGYGLSYTDFSLTDMALSSTTLSKTDNLVASVMVKNVGQRDGETVVQLYIRDVVGSVSRPVKELKNFQKIMLKAGEEKAVHFSINENDLKFFNAQLEHVAEPGEFRVQIGLDSQNVKEQSFELLSEQGSG; from the coding sequence ATGAAAAGACTACGTCTGTTATGTGCCCTGATCGGTTTTACAAGTCTGCCTGTCGTGGCTGATATGGCATCGTTGAGCAAAGAGGCCTTTGTCAGCAACCTGATAAATCAGATGACCCTGGAGGAAAAAATTGGCCAACTGCGGCTGATCGCTATTGATGAAAAGATGACGCCCGAAAAGATACGCGAAGAGATCGCCGCCGGGCGAATCGGTGGTACCTACGGCTCTGTAAGCCGTTACGTAAACCGACCCATGCAGGACGCGGCTCAACAAAGCCGCCTGAAAATACCGATGTTTTTCGGCTGGGACGTGATACACGGCCATCGAACCATTTTCCCCATTGGCCTGGCATTGGCCTCCAGCTGGGATATTGGCGCTATCGAGTTAAGCGGTCGGATAGCGGCAAAAGAAGCCAGTGCCGACGGTATCGATATGACCTTCGCCCCGATGATAGATATCGCCCGGGACCCTCGTTGGGGACGTACCTCCGAAGGCTTCGGCGAAGACACCTACCTGGTGTCGCGCATTGCCAAAGCGATGGTTCAGGCCTACCAGGGCACAAGCCCGAATGCACCCGACAGCATCATGGCCAGCGCCAAACACTTTGCGTTGTATGGGGCTGTGGAAGGTGGACGCGACTACAACAGCGTCGACATGGGCCTGGCCCGGATGTACCAGGATTACCTGCCACCTTATCGTTCGGCAATTGAGGGTGGCGCGGGGGCGATGATGGTGGCGCTTAATTCGATAAATGGCGTGCCCGCCGCTTCCAATGCCTGGCTGATGCAAGATCTGCTGCGCAAAGCATGGGGCTTCAAGGGACTGGTTATCAGCGACCACAACGGGATAAACGATCTGGTTCAGCATGGTGTGGCGAAGAATCACCGCGAAGCGGCCAGGCTCGCGATCAGGGCCGGCGTTGCTATGAGCATGAACGACTTCTCCTATGGTCCGGAGCTAAAGGGGCTGCTTGAGTCTGGCGCTATTTCCCAGAGCAATATCGATAACGCGGTACGGGAAGTGCTGGGGGCCAAGTACGACATGGGGTTGTTCGAAGACCCTTACCGGCGCATCGGCGTTGCCAGTGAAGACCCCGCTGACAACAATGCCGAATACCGTCTGCACAGAGCGCAGGCCCGTGAGGTGGCACGCAAGACATTGGTGCTGCTCAAGAATGAAAACGGGCTCTTGCCGCTAAAAAAAGAGGGCGTGATTGCGCTCATAGGCCCGTTGGCAAAAAGTACCGTCGACATCATGGGCAGTTGGTCCGCAAGCGGCGTGCCCGCACAATCGGTGACGATCTACGACGGACTGAAAAACGCGATGAACCAGGGCTCGCTGATCTATGCCCGAGGCGCCAATCTCACGGAGGATCTGGAGGTTCTCAAATACCTGGGCGAGTCCGAAATCAAGAATGACCCTCGTCCGGCAGCAGAAATGATTGACGAAGCGGTCAAGGCTGCACAGCAAGCTGATGTTGTGATTGCAGTGGTGGGCGAGCCCCGCAGTATGTCTCATGAAGCGGCCAGTCGAACCAGCCTCGATCTGCCTGGGCGACAGAGTGAATTGATCACTGCCCTCAAAGCCACCGGCAAGCCGCTGGTACTGGTATTGATGAACGGTAGGCCACTGTCCATCGGCAAGGAGCAGAAGTTGGCCAATGCGATTCTGGAAACCTGGTACAGCGGCTCCGAGGGAGGCAACGCCGTTGCCGATGTGTTGTTCGGGGACTACAACCCGTCCGGCAAGTTACCCATCACCTTTCCACGCTCCGTGGGGCAGATCCCCAATTACTACAGTCACTTGAACACCGGTCGCCCCTACATAGCGGGTGCGCTTCGCAACTACACGTCTCAATATTTCGATCAATCTCATGGTCCGCTTTATCCCTTCGGCTATGGGCTCAGCTATACCGATTTCAGCCTGACCGACATGGCCCTGTCTTCGACCACACTGAGCAAGACCGACAATCTCGTCGCCAGCGTCATGGTGAAGAATGTCGGCCAGCGCGACGGCGAAACGGTGGTTCAGCTATACATCCGCGATGTCGTTGGCTCCGTCAGCCGTCCGGTCAAAGAACTGAAGAACTTTCAAAAAATCATGCTCAAGGCGGGAGAGGAGAAAGCAGTCCATTTCAGCATTAATGAGAACGACTTGAAGTTCTTTAACGCCCAACTGGAACACGTCGCTGAGCCGGGTGAGTTCCGGGTGCAAATCGGTCTGGATTCTCAGAATGTGAAGGAGCAGAGTTTTGAGTTGCTGTCAGAACAAGGCAGTGGCTGA
- a CDS encoding AraC family transcriptional regulator: MRNVSIDLLDATPRPVVAIGTDYPDGRLLPRHTHRRAQLLYGATGVMQVSTHDGNWVVPPQRAVWIPPGVAHEVLMLGVSTRSLYIEPGAVDLGNRCQVISVSPLMRHLLMEAVEVALEYDEAGRDGALIDLLLHELARSAHLPLHIPLPLDSRLLGLCQTFLQHPNAHQSPQQWADQLHISLRTFNRLFRQQTGLNFSQWRQRACVVLALARLAVGTPVTRIALDFGYDSPAAFSTMFRRVLGQAPSVWLEGVK; encoded by the coding sequence ATGCGCAATGTTTCGATTGATCTGCTGGACGCCACACCACGGCCGGTGGTGGCCATCGGCACCGATTACCCTGATGGTCGTCTGTTGCCGCGCCATACCCACCGGCGGGCGCAGTTATTGTACGGCGCCACCGGGGTGATGCAGGTGAGTACGCACGACGGCAATTGGGTGGTGCCGCCGCAGCGGGCGGTGTGGATTCCGCCGGGGGTGGCGCATGAGGTGTTGATGCTGGGGGTGAGCACGCGCAGTTTGTACATCGAACCGGGGGCGGTTGATCTGGGCAATCGTTGTCAGGTGATCAGTGTTTCGCCGTTGATGCGGCATTTGTTGATGGAGGCGGTGGAGGTTGCGTTGGAGTACGACGAGGCCGGGCGTGACGGTGCGCTGATTGATTTGCTGCTGCATGAGCTGGCCCGTAGCGCTCACTTGCCGTTGCACATTCCGCTGCCCCTGGATTCGCGGCTGCTTGGGTTGTGTCAGACGTTTCTCCAGCATCCGAACGCTCACCAATCGCCACAACAATGGGCTGATCAGTTGCATATCAGTTTGCGTACTTTCAATCGCCTGTTCCGCCAACAGACCGGGCTGAATTTCAGCCAATGGCGGCAGCGGGCCTGTGTGGTGCTGGCTTTGGCGCGGCTGGCGGTGGGCACGCCGGTAACGCGGATTGCGCTGGATTTTGGTTACGACAGCCCGGCGGCGTTCTCGACGATGTTTCGTCGCGTGCTGGGGCAGGCACCGTCCGTTTGGTTGGAGGGGGTGAAATAA
- a CDS encoding sulfite exporter TauE/SafE family protein gives MFFYLLLALFGCMTGVTAVLFGFGGGFVVVPLLYRMLTASHGADDPISQSAMHIAVATSTSVMIVNALIATAKHHHAGNLIRHYVWPLGGFIGLGAIVGAGAAMWASGELIRFAFIAYLGVTILDCLFRRGFLTQSDAVIPRRLGRAEVSGGGIGIGTIATFLGVGGSVMTVPLLRRCGLSMSRATSMANPLSLPVAVAGTLTYMAMAGVAEFDLGPWFVGYVDVLAFAVLTVGALVGIRLATPWIGRIPDRLHARVYIGLLVVVMLSMAMK, from the coding sequence ATGTTCTTCTACCTCTTGCTGGCACTCTTCGGCTGCATGACCGGCGTCACCGCCGTGCTGTTCGGCTTCGGCGGCGGATTCGTCGTCGTGCCCTTGCTGTACCGCATGCTCACAGCCAGCCACGGCGCCGACGATCCCATCAGCCAATCGGCGATGCACATCGCCGTGGCCACCTCCACCAGCGTGATGATCGTCAACGCCCTGATCGCCACCGCAAAGCACCACCACGCCGGTAATCTCATTCGCCATTACGTGTGGCCGTTGGGCGGGTTCATTGGCCTGGGCGCTATCGTCGGAGCTGGTGCGGCGATGTGGGCAAGTGGCGAGCTGATCCGTTTTGCCTTCATCGCCTACCTCGGCGTGACGATTCTGGACTGCCTGTTCAGACGCGGTTTTCTCACACAGTCTGACGCCGTAATCCCAAGGCGATTGGGCAGGGCAGAAGTGTCGGGCGGCGGTATAGGCATCGGCACCATCGCCACGTTTCTCGGCGTGGGAGGCAGCGTCATGACCGTGCCGTTACTGCGGCGTTGTGGGTTGAGCATGTCTCGGGCGACGTCCATGGCCAATCCGTTGAGTTTGCCCGTTGCGGTGGCTGGGACGCTGACTTACATGGCGATGGCGGGGGTTGCCGAGTTTGATCTGGGGCCTTGGTTTGTCGGTTATGTGGATGTGCTGGCGTTTGCGGTGCTGACGGTTGGGGCGCTGGTGGGGATTCGCCTGGCGACGCCATGGATCGGGCGGATACCGGATCGGTTGCATGCGCGGGTTTATATTGGTTTGCTGGTGGTAGTGATGCTCAGTATGGCGATGAAGTGA
- a CDS encoding McrB family protein: protein MTSPALNQILFGPPGTGKTFATIEAALEILAPEFLRANKGKRVALKKHFDELAEDGHVEFVTFHQSFSYEDFVEGLRAESGEDGQLHYEVVDGVFKKMCTSAVAKVKHPGALFIKGESFGSGYIVASASTELLSLVKPNGKELPIGMSILHTLAEYVRAGRLTVADVRNKLVFDKVSETKLEPYLINGYNNILPVLVQRILDTSSEDAKVKETTQSSNARVLIIDEINRGNISRIFGELITLIEPSKRAGADEALKVTLPYSKDHFSVPSNVYLIGTMNTADRSLAGLDIALRRRFTFREMPPKPELLKDVTVGELNVGQLLIVMNQRIEMLLDRDHCLGHAYFMPLENEPTLERLGQIFREQVLPLLQEYFFEDWLRIQWVLNDHRKAPENCFIAQALFNSGSLFGDQVVLSNQNNQWMINEDAFARIESFWGVIDHQAVPPKVQEAIEAEKDDIQVRQLESGSIEVLKSGKIVSPSKPILRELAAAHGLTTHHASGLEFNTRHLGAAVISALKGVTV from the coding sequence ATGACTTCGCCTGCACTTAACCAAATCTTGTTTGGCCCACCGGGAACCGGTAAGACATTCGCCACTATCGAGGCTGCGCTGGAAATTCTTGCTCCTGAGTTTCTTCGGGCCAACAAAGGCAAACGGGTGGCTTTAAAGAAGCACTTTGATGAGTTAGCCGAAGATGGGCACGTTGAGTTCGTCACCTTTCATCAAAGCTTCAGCTACGAAGACTTCGTCGAAGGTCTACGTGCTGAAAGCGGAGAAGATGGGCAATTGCACTACGAAGTCGTCGATGGTGTGTTCAAAAAAATGTGCACATCTGCCGTGGCCAAGGTAAAGCACCCCGGTGCTCTATTTATAAAGGGGGAGTCATTTGGTTCGGGGTACATAGTCGCGAGTGCATCTACTGAGTTGCTGAGCTTGGTTAAACCTAATGGTAAAGAGCTACCGATTGGGATGAGTATTCTTCACACGCTCGCTGAATATGTGCGCGCAGGGCGGTTAACCGTCGCAGATGTTCGCAACAAGCTAGTTTTTGACAAAGTGTCAGAAACTAAGCTGGAACCATATCTCATCAATGGCTACAACAATATTTTGCCGGTTTTGGTTCAGCGCATTTTGGATACGTCATCCGAAGACGCAAAGGTCAAGGAGACAACTCAATCCAGCAACGCACGCGTACTCATCATCGATGAAATAAATCGCGGTAATATCTCTCGGATCTTCGGTGAGCTGATCACTCTCATCGAGCCATCCAAGCGTGCAGGAGCTGATGAGGCATTAAAGGTGACGCTGCCGTATTCGAAGGATCATTTCAGCGTTCCGAGTAATGTCTACCTCATAGGCACCATGAACACCGCTGATCGTTCATTGGCTGGTCTAGATATCGCGCTGCGTCGTCGTTTCACGTTCCGCGAAATGCCGCCTAAGCCTGAGCTGCTGAAAGACGTCACCGTGGGGGAGCTCAATGTTGGCCAACTCCTAATAGTGATGAATCAACGAATTGAGATGCTGTTAGACCGAGATCATTGCTTAGGGCACGCGTATTTCATGCCGTTAGAGAATGAGCCAACGCTTGAGCGATTGGGCCAAATCTTTCGCGAACAAGTGCTCCCATTGCTGCAAGAGTATTTTTTTGAAGACTGGCTACGGATTCAATGGGTCCTTAACGATCATCGCAAGGCCCCTGAAAACTGCTTTATCGCACAGGCGCTATTCAACTCAGGATCTTTGTTTGGCGATCAAGTGGTGCTAAGTAACCAAAATAACCAATGGATGATCAATGAAGACGCCTTTGCTCGGATCGAGTCTTTTTGGGGTGTCATTGATCACCAAGCAGTACCTCCAAAGGTCCAGGAGGCTATCGAAGCTGAAAAAGACGACATCCAGGTTCGTCAGCTTGAAAGCGGATCAATCGAGGTTTTAAAGTCTGGGAAGATCGTCAGCCCATCTAAACCTATTTTGCGAGAGCTTGCCGCAGCGCATGGCCTGACAACACACCATGCAAGTGGTCTTGAGTTTAATACTCGCCATCTTGGTGCGGCCGTAATCAGCGCATTGAAAGGCGTGACGGTGTGA
- a CDS encoding McrC family protein has product MKPVITVREYARLTTDKITEPTLDLAQVSVSAFDWLCKLNATFSNAGAALVQLENRCLLKLDNYVGVLETPCGTRLEILPKHFEREDCIKQSRVLLRRMIQVSLDLPTREVGAADLQNFDAPLSEWVMGRFLLALDHLIKRGLRFDYQRVEEEQRFLRGQLDGVKQMRQPPGRQHHFQIRHDIYLPDRPENRLLKFALDEVCKATKDAGNWRLAHELRRVLLEVPRSRNVQQDFNQWSSERLMAHYVPVKPWCELIIKQKIPLAVAGEWHGMSLLFPMEKLFERYVAASLDKDLLQDARLKTQAHTEYLCQHKGKNFFQLRPDLMVLHQNKSWVLDTKWKRLNSSGEDKSYGLKQSDFYQLFAYGHKYLAGEGELVLVYPRRSAFDAPLQVFEFAPELKLWVLPFDMERGVLLGAPEGFPLHSQQLQSSEQSA; this is encoded by the coding sequence GTGAAACCCGTCATCACGGTCCGTGAGTACGCGAGGCTGACGACAGATAAAATCACTGAGCCGACGTTGGATCTTGCCCAGGTATCGGTTTCCGCCTTTGACTGGCTGTGCAAATTGAATGCTACTTTCAGCAATGCTGGAGCTGCACTGGTTCAGCTTGAAAATCGGTGTTTACTCAAACTCGACAACTACGTTGGTGTGTTGGAAACACCCTGTGGCACGCGTCTTGAAATTCTCCCCAAACATTTTGAGCGAGAGGACTGCATTAAGCAGAGCAGAGTGTTGTTGCGGCGCATGATCCAAGTTTCTCTAGATTTACCCACCCGTGAAGTCGGCGCGGCAGATCTTCAAAATTTCGATGCACCGCTGAGCGAATGGGTTATGGGCCGATTCCTACTGGCTCTGGATCACTTGATCAAGCGAGGTCTACGCTTTGACTACCAGCGCGTAGAGGAGGAACAACGGTTCCTACGTGGTCAATTGGATGGGGTTAAGCAAATGCGCCAACCCCCTGGGCGCCAGCACCATTTCCAGATTCGACACGATATCTATTTGCCCGACCGACCAGAAAACCGCTTACTCAAATTCGCGCTAGATGAGGTCTGCAAAGCAACAAAGGATGCTGGTAACTGGCGTCTGGCTCACGAGTTAAGACGTGTGTTGTTAGAGGTTCCTAGAAGCCGCAATGTGCAGCAGGATTTCAACCAATGGAGCAGCGAGCGGCTGATGGCGCATTACGTGCCAGTGAAACCCTGGTGTGAGCTGATTATCAAGCAAAAGATACCTTTGGCGGTCGCCGGAGAGTGGCATGGCATGAGCTTGTTGTTTCCTATGGAGAAGCTATTTGAGCGCTATGTAGCTGCGAGTCTAGACAAGGATCTGCTGCAAGACGCTCGACTTAAAACTCAAGCCCACACTGAATATTTGTGTCAGCACAAAGGCAAAAACTTCTTCCAATTACGACCGGATTTGATGGTTCTCCATCAGAACAAAAGTTGGGTGCTAGACACAAAATGGAAGCGGTTGAACTCATCTGGTGAGGATAAGAGCTACGGTTTGAAGCAGTCCGATTTCTATCAGTTGTTTGCCTATGGCCACAAATACCTAGCGGGCGAGGGGGAGTTGGTGCTGGTTTATCCAAGACGATCTGCGTTTGATGCGCCGTTGCAGGTATTCGAGTTTGCGCCGGAACTCAAGCTTTGGGTGCTGCCGTTTGATATGGAACGTGGCGTACTGTTAGGTGCTCCTGAAGGATTCCCGCTTCACTCTCAGCAGCTACAATCGAGTGAACAGTCCGCGTGA
- a CDS encoding peroxiredoxin, with amino-acid sequence MTDQQPNPYTLPPDLPVPQDDGACDHLARMRLPEIELTSTEGKLWNLAKHAGKTIVYIYPATGVPGKDPIPDWDAIPGAPGCTLQSLGFGERYEQFKKMGYQVFGVSGQSAAEQIEFKQRTKLPFILLNDSNFILRDKLGLPTFQAYGQLFYKRLALILEDGKIRQVFYPVFPPDQCATKVLAWLESNE; translated from the coding sequence ATGACTGACCAACAACCTAATCCCTATACGCTTCCTCCTGACTTGCCTGTCCCGCAGGATGACGGTGCGTGTGATCATCTAGCGAGAATGCGGTTGCCGGAAATCGAATTGACGTCCACAGAGGGCAAACTCTGGAATCTGGCTAAACACGCCGGGAAAACAATAGTCTATATCTACCCGGCCACCGGCGTACCTGGCAAAGACCCCATACCAGACTGGGATGCTATTCCAGGAGCACCGGGTTGCACCTTGCAGTCACTGGGCTTTGGCGAGCGTTACGAGCAGTTTAAGAAGATGGGGTATCAGGTATTCGGTGTCAGCGGACAGAGTGCGGCCGAACAGATCGAGTTCAAGCAACGAACAAAGCTACCCTTCATACTCTTGAACGATTCAAACTTCATTCTGCGAGACAAACTCGGCCTGCCCACATTTCAAGCGTACGGCCAATTGTTTTACAAGCGTTTAGCTCTGATATTAGAAGACGGAAAAATCAGACAGGTGTTTTACCCAGTATTCCCACCGGATCAATGCGCAACCAAGGTATTAGCATGGCTGGAGAGCAACGAGTAG
- a CDS encoding ribonucleotide-diphosphate reductase subunit beta encodes MLSWDEFDKEDDGEVAVKGANAGHASEANMDRLDSAGGAAAQEARAVTATDSAAIARAKAALDSLDVAEGLAELEGASARVAVDEKRMINCRADLNQLVPFKYDWAWQKYLDGCANHWMPQEVNMTADIALWKNPEGLTDDERRIVMRNLGFFSTADSLVANNLVLAVYRLITNPECRQYILRQAFEEAIHTHAYQYCIESLAMDEGEIFNMYHEIPSVAKKATWGLKYTRSISDPKFETGTVETDKELLRNLIAYYCVLEGIFFYCGFTQILSMGRRNKMTGVAEQFQYILRDESMHLNFGIDVINQIKIENPHLWDAEMKEEASQMILQGTQLEIEYARDTMPRGVLGMNAAMMEDYLKFIANRRLSQIGLKEEYPGTTNPFPWMSEIMDLKKEKNFFETRVIEYQTGGALSWD; translated from the coding sequence ATGCTGAGCTGGGACGAATTCGACAAAGAAGATGACGGCGAAGTCGCTGTAAAAGGCGCCAATGCCGGCCACGCTTCTGAAGCCAACATGGACCGCCTCGACAGCGCCGGTGGTGCCGCCGCTCAAGAGGCCCGCGCCGTGACCGCGACGGACTCCGCCGCTATCGCCCGCGCCAAGGCTGCCCTGGATTCCCTCGACGTCGCCGAAGGCCTCGCCGAACTGGAAGGCGCCTCCGCCCGTGTAGCTGTCGATGAAAAGCGCATGATCAACTGCCGCGCCGACCTCAACCAGCTCGTCCCATTCAAGTACGATTGGGCATGGCAGAAGTACCTGGACGGCTGCGCAAACCACTGGATGCCGCAAGAAGTCAACATGACCGCCGACATCGCCCTCTGGAAAAACCCGGAAGGCCTGACCGACGACGAGCGCCGCATCGTGATGCGCAACCTCGGCTTCTTCTCCACCGCCGACTCCCTGGTTGCCAACAACCTGGTCCTGGCCGTGTACCGCCTGATCACCAACCCGGAATGCCGCCAGTACATCCTGCGCCAGGCCTTCGAAGAGGCGATCCACACCCACGCCTACCAGTACTGCATCGAATCGTTGGCCATGGATGAAGGCGAGATCTTCAACATGTACCACGAGATCCCATCGGTCGCGAAAAAAGCCACCTGGGGCCTGAAATACACCCGTTCGATCTCCGATCCGAAGTTCGAAACCGGCACCGTCGAAACCGACAAAGAGTTGCTGCGCAACCTGATCGCCTACTACTGCGTTCTGGAAGGCATCTTCTTTTACTGCGGCTTCACCCAAATCCTCTCCATGGGCCGCCGCAACAAAATGACCGGCGTCGCCGAGCAGTTCCAGTACATCCTGCGCGACGAATCCATGCACCTGAACTTCGGCATCGACGTGATCAACCAGATCAAAATCGAAAACCCGCATTTGTGGGATGCTGAGATGAAGGAAGAAGCGAGCCAGATGATTCTGCAGGGGACTCAGCTGGAGATTGAATACGCTCGTGACACCATGCCTCGTGGGGTGTTGGGCATGAATGCGGCGATGATGGAGGATTATCTGAAGTTCATCGCTAACCGTCGTTTGTCGCAGATTGGGTTGAAGGAAGAGTATCCAGGGACGACTAACCCGTTCCCTTGGATGAGCGAGATCATGGACTTGAAGAAAGAGAAGAATTTCTTTGAGACTCGGGTTATTGAGTATCAGACTGGTGGGGCGTTGAGCTGGGATTGA
- a CDS encoding DUF2790 domain-containing protein codes for MKALLVLALSSLCATAMADEAPTDVAQQQPVVEEYTYSTHLDIAKVISMSEIPNVCEVVPAKMEYDDSKGQRHILRYSVMGNGCSNG; via the coding sequence ATGAAAGCTTTATTGGTTCTGGCCCTCAGCAGTCTGTGCGCAACCGCCATGGCGGATGAGGCCCCGACTGATGTCGCACAGCAACAACCCGTCGTCGAGGAATACACCTACTCCACCCATCTGGACATCGCCAAAGTTATATCGATGAGCGAAATCCCGAATGTCTGCGAAGTGGTTCCGGCCAAAATGGAATACGACGACTCCAAAGGTCAGCGACACATTCTGCGTTACAGCGTCATGGGTAACGGCTGTTCTAACGGCTGA